The Solenopsis invicta isolate M01_SB chromosome 1, UNIL_Sinv_3.0, whole genome shotgun sequence DNA segment gttcggtcgaatgtgaaagttttgctgacagttttcttcgattgcaggggcgtggtgcatcatgagttcttgccacagggtagaacggtcaataaggaatattacctgcaagttatgcgcaatttgcgcgaagcaatccgccagaaacgcccggatttgtggaagaacaaaaattggcttttgcaccacgataacgcccctgctcacacatcgttgcttgtgcgcgactttttggccaaaaacaacacactaatgatgccgcagccaccgtattccccagatctggccccctgtgactttttcttgttccctaaactgaagaggcccatgaaaggacgacgttacgctacgcttgacgagataaagacggcatcgaaggaggagctgaacaagatgaaaaaacatgattttttgaagtgcttcgaagattggaaaaaccgttggcacaagtgtataatatctcatggggattactttgaaggggacaaaatagatattcatgaataaataaataatttttgaaaaaacacaaaattcgcgatactttttgaacacacctcgtacattcAAGAgctcacttttttttatattagttgtatacaaactaataattttaattaaatgttgatatctttcgtaattttatatatagcatttatatattctatACTTTCGGGACACTGCTGTGACTACATGAACTCTTCGGGAccacattattttatactaaataacATCCACAGTCAAACATTAACACAGTTTATGCAGTTTGTGTGCACAGAAAGAAGATTATCAGTGTATATGTGGCATATAAGCAAAGAAAAACCTATTTAATCTTTTTCGATTTGTATGAAACTTGATATCCTGTGGTTTTTGAGGTTGCTGAATTTgagtatatcaaaattttattctttaaagtGGCGGTTTCAATAAGGCGgattaaaatttggaaaaataattggattcttaaaattaaagcaTCAGTGTCAGGCTCagataaataaaagttgaataaacTCGAAAAAATGAGAACCACGCAAGGTTTTTGTgcgaaaattataatatgtatttcaaTGTTAAATGAACGTTTTGACACTACGTCGAATCATTTTCAGTGGATAATTGGACTTACAATGATTTTCGCATTTTAATCGTAATGTATTGGTGATCGTTGTTAGTCCACCTACGTTATGTATCAAGAATATTTCGATATGGGATTGAAATGTTTGCTTAATATTGAAATACatattgcattatatttatTGCACAAAGACCTTGCGTGGCTTTTATtgctttttatcttttatttaggTTCTCAAATTacaatccgccattttgaattgtaaaattttaatatattctgaCTCAGGAAcctcaaaaactataaaatttcaagtttcatacatattacataaacgtaaattgtttttttttttagatgtgcATATATACTACATATTGGTGGCACTTTTCTTGTATACTACCTATACTGCGAAGAATTAACAGATACGTCATTGAATAGCCGCTCGCAATTCTTAATACTTTGCCGTAGGAGTTAAATTCCGACGGCGTGTGTCATAAACAACACCAAGGTCGGTCACCATCGAGCGATTAACGTGTTGTTTACGTATCTACAAACCACGAATTTGACACATATTATTTACGTTTGGCTCGATCAAGGTACCACGGCCTTCACCCGTAGTTCTTATGTTTGGCCCGATTTTCTTACCACGAATCTCATACGATGTTGTACGCGAAAGggttaatttttgttacgaTTATATTGATCTAATACTCTATCACAAGAGATTATTGCTTTGAAATGCAATCGGCATTTATTAGAGccttaaatgtaaatgtatcacGAGTACTGGAAGAAACATACGTTTTCAGGACCACTAAAAGTTAACGGATCTTCCAACAATCTCTCACGCTACTTAATATTGCTAATTTCTACCCAGTCAGAAATAGTTCCTCAAAACGATTTCGTTTCGATGTCGAAAATGcaagtcaaaaattttcaaaatttttattaatttcgataGATTTTTGACTCCAATTTCGAGTAATTTTCGATTTCATTTGACATCAAAACGATATCATTTCAAGGagctattttgatattttccgaGAACATCCCGTCAAAcacgaaaaataattaattttttctttttaaagaattatttctgactagataaaataataaaaaaattgagatcgTTTCGATATTTGTTCGAGttaagattattgttaaaagtattttttttatttttgtgtatttaagataataacacttttgattaaatatattttttcaaaaattgctttatttttattgctttattaaaaatcgattatttgaTTAAGATTATCTAATCGGGTACATATGCTTTGGTTAATTTGATCAAACACAGAAGATATTTCATGctgtaacaattttatttcaaaataaacagtggaagaaaaatatactgcaattttctattttttttatagtttataaacgtatgtaataattttagtatataaaaaaaataaaactctagAAAAATCGATTTGAGAAGAAAGACATCATTAGCTCTATTGCTGATAAAAAGTTTTCtgagatatactttttatacaaattacagaacatttttcaaaaatattaagtaattaaattttttctttaaattttttatgtatgcataaatactgaaatattctaatattctgTGGCAGCCGTTCCATTAGGCGCCACCATTACGCGCGCTCGCGGGCGCGCGCTCGCCAAACGCTAGTGCGCGCTACCGCCGCGAGGTGGCGACACGGCCGAGCGCAGACGCTTTCTCGTGTTTAAAAAGCATCCACCAAGGGGATATAAGCGCGGGCGGAACCAAGCCCAGCAGCCTTTTCGCACTCACAGAGTGAGCTCCTAGGGGCCTCTGTACCGCACCGGCATCTGAAGTAACCTATTGTTGAGTACTTTGTACTCTCAATTGACCGACTCCTGCCCAGGAGTCGACGGCCTAGGCAGAACTTGCTAACTCTGCCGAGGAAACGCCTAATTCGAGCAAGGGACCTCCCCATCCGGTCGCAACCACCAGCCCAGCGACCAAGTAAGGACGAATCGGAGCTTCGCACTACCTCGCTACcttgggctgcgttcagattccccacccgagtgcacccaggcacctaaagagcgttcagattcctttagagtgcccctaccggacattaggtgggtcgttcactttatcactctgtctatcccgagagagtggaaaaaccacatgggtccttgagccgggtgaaacgggtgggtgacataaaggtgcgttccaaaatgtatcgctataaaaatttctatatatttgtgataaagctcgtatatttaaaacaaatttaaaataaaaaaataaatttaatttaaaatattatagtaaataaaaattaaaatgtataaatataataaagaaaaacgttaataaccaagtaaagtttaaacgttttgtttattattctgtttatgtaattacagattaataaatattaatcttttattctattaatgtaaggtttcttggtctacagtctcacaaaaccgttatataaatatttatatttgagattagtatgttaaagatttttagtattattaaatattttctgatactaataaaatatactgtttgttttctgttcctgaactccctgaattagtgtgcacttaaagtgaaatagatatatatttgaaagttagtaaaaacaagaaggaacgttccagtgcagtctagtgcaggaatagaaaacaagcctatacatatattagatgttatgcgcaatatatatcttcatctaatttgttaaaataaaaatttattttcattgtttaaattgattcgttctattctactaacatttaattttcatctactttagttatattgataaaaatattcatagtaaaatatttatgtattatctttatcgtttatcttaatttattatgtaatttattctgaatctgagatatttatgttactatttctcagcgttatttgctaaacacacccaatgtttgagagtgcgttcagattccataaaccactagggagcttttcattagttccgcccatttacccagtcacccagagatcactcaccgagtggagaatctgaacgcagcgttatataggactctagtttaCACAGCCCAActtaggctcaatgcacacaggacgcgtcaacgcgttacgcgtggcgaatagccaatcattttttcgtttttatgacaagaaataagaaagcaaaagaatgattggctattcgccacgcgtaacgcgttgacgtgtcctgtgtgcattgagccttacGGGTTAGCCGAAAATTTCCCGAAAAATGGCCGCGATAATGTTGGTACCAACAAAAATCCCTAAAGaacgtgtttttattttttatagatttgtaGCATTGTTCAAGTAGTAAGTCCATCAGTTTAAATAACCTCATTAGCATATGTGCGCGCGTGgtgtttaaaataagtataaccataataaagtaaattataaatataaagtataaaatagtaatgttttattaaaataaaactaaataaagtaaaaacataaagtaaaaacataaagtaaatatatatatatatatatcccagatagcataaaatatttataaaatatttactaaatatttataatatttattttaatattttataaacatttatcaaaacatttaataaatgtttttatggccgtagattggactgatcataaatatttatcataaatatttttaagtacacaagttgagtcttagaggtaattcgctttcgcaaaactgaatctaaatcataactgttattgctttatctttattacaatgaatttttctgatgattaaacatttagatctagtttataatgataaaataaagaaatttaagttgttctaatacttgtaatatttttaattacataagttGAGTCTTAGAACTTTAAATCAGAGAGCACATTCTTACAGTGAAAGGTGAAATTTACATGGGACAAATTAGAAAggtaaaaataagtttgtttatacacatttggcttaaataactttactttgtaatcatatacataatttatagatttttaactgattataaaaatttgatacgaAGTGTATTTAAGAGTGATACGTAAAAtctttctataaatgtttagaTCATACGGGGAATaatagaaacaattaaaataagactaataatatttataaaacaaacattatattaaaattcttattaacctaatattaacattatgtaattataaatgaattaacttctaataaaaatttatattttgaaagttatacacaatttcaaactttttatatataatagtagtatttatacaattcttcttcttcttgtagttttctatttattaatgcagctattataatttttggcACAAGAAACAGGAATAcctatttatgtaaaaaaaagaaaaaaaaaagataaaaaaaattaatattttatcttacatTCTAATGCACCTTATCTTACACACACAGTTGCACcagtaataaaaaagaaatagtgACAGTTAAGGAAAAGAATGCAGACCACATCGCACCCGAGAAATACATAATCAGTTTTAAAACATCTTAATcctaaaaaataaagcaataaatattaaatcataaacattaataaaacatgAACGTGGATATAATATATGTGGATTATATCTTCTCTCCCAGTGCAGATAATAATTGTGCCACATTTGGAGGTAGTAACTTACAACCTAACTGACGAAGACTCTCATGTTCCTTGACATCTtccttattttttcttatattttccaatttttcgaTCTTCTTTTGAAGCCGTCTAATTCTTTCTCGCAGCATTTTATTTTCTGCCTTTAACTTTAAATTTCGGTCTTTTAATTTCCTCTTCCTCGGACTTTCTGTCACAGTTGATAAATCAGTATTGCTGGATGTACTCCTACACAAACAGAAacagaataattttgtaaaaacgttgaaaattaagatataaaactgggaagacataaaaaaatgaatttaaagagaTTGAGTATAactagatatacatatataagtaaactagtaaataactaaaatatattctgaaatttGTTATACAATCATTACTTTTAagtgtgtttttattttatttaaaatatagtaagAGAGAAATAtagtgaaattataatataacacataaaattgtgagaaatataatttgaaaaaattatatatattttaaaataataattaaatgccctaaatgttatatttttacaaatactataattaaaatgtatttatgtaattataaataagaacTCACGGTTTAGCAATGTCGGCATAGGTATCCATGGGCAATATTTCTGTTGACTGGATATTGCTGAAacatactactgtgtccaaaaagtaaggtgacattgcatttatttcgaaaattctttatttattcttgcaaatcaatttcgtccccttcaaagtaatccccccctgatataatacacttattccaacggattttccaatcttcgaaacagttgtaataatcgatttcaggaatggcctttagctccttcttcgcagcgaaacggtgtccccggagcggccgcttgagtttgctgaatagccagaagtcgcatggagccaaatcaggtgaatacggtggttgtggaacgatattagtcgagtttttggttaaaaaatcacgaatcaccgtttcgagtcgatagaagagattcaagccgctgcgaagaaggagctaaaggccattcctgaaatcgattattacaactgtttcgaagattggaaaatccgttggaataagtgtattatatcagggggggattactttgaaggggacgaaattgatttgcaagaataaataaagaattttcgaaataaatgcaatgtcaccttactttttggacacagtagtataatatatacttttaatattaccgCCTATTTACATAACTTTatccaaataaataaatttttattgatttatctaaaatatatatttataaagtattatattgaATAACGGATagcaaaaattctttaaaaaaatattgtgaaatatgtaaaagtttaaaaacctgcttgtttcttctttttgacAAGCCTCAACTATATTTCCAACATTTTCTGATGTTCCAGATGTATTgctataaaagttataaaatattattttatatattattaattgttgttcattagaaaaacatatattatttagaaactatgttttaaaaatgcattatttactTTGTTCCAAAAAATATAGTTGGTATTGCATCAGGATGAAGATTGGCTCTACTTTTGCCTATTTTGTACCACTTTTCTTCAAAATGCAAGTGGCACAGTCGATAGTTGCGATGAGCGTATTCGGGACCCATTACCTCTAAATCATACCTTCCACATGCACGTATCCATTGCAACCATCTAtgaattttacagaaaattattaatataaaaaatttaaaaaaaaaaatatatatatagatacatagatgatagatataatataaaataaatataatactgaattgcatatgtttaaaaaaaaattataaaacaaaacagtACCTATCATATTCCTTTGGAAATAAAAAGAAGTGTCTTTTCTCCGTAGTATTGTTACACTCCTTTACGACACACCATAAACTTGATTTAGAAGCTGACATCCTCtttccttatattttattatctgtatCTTCCAAGAAGCTGCACCTGCAACAAAGCTAAGATCAAAGGTGCTTCTAGAAGAGAATAGAAAATctgtataaatcttataattaaaatttatacagatcAACTATTCTCTGAACAAAGATTCTCCTCgacagttaatattaatttccacTCAGT contains these protein-coding regions:
- the LOC120357028 gene encoding 52 kDa repressor of the inhibitor of the protein kinase-like isoform X2, producing MSASKSSLWCVVKECNNTTEKRHFFLFPKEYDRWLQWIRACGRYDLEVMGPEYAHRNYRLCHLHFEEKWYKIGKSRANLHPDAIPTIFFGTNNTSGTSENVGNIVEACQKEETSSNIQSTEILPMDTYADIAKPSTSSNTDLSTVTESPRKRKLKDRNLKLKAENKMLRERIRRLQKKIEKLENIRKNKEDVKEHESLRQLG
- the LOC120357028 gene encoding 52 kDa repressor of the inhibitor of the protein kinase-like isoform X1, whose protein sequence is MSASKSSLWCVVKECNNTTEKRHFFLFPKEYDRWLQWIRACGRYDLEVMGPEYAHRNYRLCHLHFEEKWYKIGKSRANLHPDAIPTIFFGTNNTSGTSENVGNIVEACQKEETSSNIQSTEILPMDTYADIAKPSTSSNTDLSTVTESPRKRKLKDRNLKLKAENKMLRERIRRLQKKIEKLENIRKNKEDVKEHESLRQLGCKLLPPNVAQLLSALGEKI